From Enterococcus mundtii, the proteins below share one genomic window:
- a CDS encoding GrdB-related putative oxidoreductase, whose protein sequence is MKKIVLILNHLTAGLGSDENAQLPPGGKKTSLGPGRTLNPLFQEHDTEIIATLYCGDQYYLDHQEEVNKKFIGFAKKMGADAVLCGPAMHYANFGMMAAQLALVFSEQGIPSVAAMSEENPAFVRYAKKINIIKMPKKGGIGLNDSYKNISYFISALTHQNQSS, encoded by the coding sequence ATGAAAAAAATAGTCTTGATTCTCAATCATTTGACTGCAGGCTTGGGCAGTGATGAAAATGCCCAGCTACCTCCTGGGGGCAAAAAAACATCTCTTGGACCAGGGCGTACCTTAAATCCACTTTTTCAAGAACACGATACAGAAATCATTGCTACATTGTATTGTGGTGATCAGTATTATCTTGATCACCAAGAAGAGGTAAACAAAAAATTTATAGGTTTTGCTAAAAAAATGGGTGCAGATGCTGTTCTTTGTGGTCCCGCGATGCATTATGCTAATTTTGGCATGATGGCGGCCCAATTAGCCTTGGTTTTCAGTGAACAAGGAATCCCAAGTGTAGCTGCGATGTCTGAAGAAAATCCTGCCTTTGTACGCTATGCTAAAAAGATCAATATAATAAAAATGCCTAAAAAAGGCGGAATTGGTTTAAATGATTCATATAAAAATATCAGCTACTTTATTTCAGCGCTCACTCATCAAAATCAATCCTCATGA